A region from the Lysobacter antibioticus genome encodes:
- a CDS encoding 3-oxoacyl-ACP synthase III: protein MLFQHVAIAGLAHVDAPRKLTSDEINARLKPTLDRLGIKVNVLQDVAGVHERRLWDGEMRASDAATLAAVKALADAAVDTDRIGLLVNTSVSRDYLEPSTASIVAGNLRLGENCQNFDVANACLAFLNGMDIAGRMIERGEIDYALVVDGETANLAYEKTIERLSKADVTESQLRDEMATLTLGSGAAAMVLARAELAPGAPRYRGGVTRSATEWNQLCLGDLHHDRMVADGRMLMIEGLKLGHKTFAAAKAALGWAVEELDEFVIHQVSRAHTQAFLKAFGIDPKKVMTIFGEHGNIGPASVPIVLSKLREMGRLKKGSRVALLGIGSGLNCSMAEVVW from the coding sequence ATGCTGTTCCAACACGTCGCTATTGCCGGGCTCGCTCATGTCGATGCTCCGCGCAAGCTGACCTCCGACGAAATCAACGCCCGCCTCAAGCCCACCCTCGATCGCCTCGGCATCAAGGTCAATGTGCTGCAGGATGTCGCCGGCGTGCACGAACGTCGTCTGTGGGATGGCGAAATGCGCGCATCCGATGCCGCCACCCTGGCTGCCGTCAAGGCGCTCGCCGATGCCGCGGTCGATACCGATCGCATCGGCCTGCTGGTCAACACCTCGGTGAGTCGCGACTATCTGGAGCCGTCCACGGCCAGCATCGTCGCCGGCAATCTGCGCCTGGGCGAGAACTGCCAGAACTTCGACGTCGCCAACGCCTGCCTCGCCTTCCTCAACGGCATGGACATCGCCGGTCGCATGATCGAGCGCGGCGAGATCGACTACGCCCTGGTCGTCGACGGCGAAACCGCCAACCTCGCCTACGAGAAGACCATCGAGCGCCTGAGCAAGGCCGACGTCACCGAGTCGCAGCTGCGCGACGAGATGGCGACCCTGACGCTCGGCAGCGGCGCCGCCGCGATGGTGCTGGCTCGCGCCGAACTCGCCCCGGGCGCCCCGCGTTACCGCGGCGGCGTGACCCGTTCGGCGACCGAGTGGAACCAGCTGTGCCTGGGCGACCTGCATCACGACCGCATGGTGGCCGACGGCCGCATGTTGATGATCGAAGGCCTCAAGCTCGGCCACAAAACCTTCGCCGCGGCCAAGGCCGCGCTGGGTTGGGCGGTCGAAGAACTCGATGAATTCGTCATCCACCAGGTCAGCCGCGCGCACACCCAGGCCTTCCTCAAGGCCTTCGGCATCGACCCGAAGAAGGTCATGACCATCTTCGGCGAGCACGGCAACATCGGTCCGGCCTCGGTGCCGATCGTGTTGAGCAAGCTGCGCGAGATGGGTCGCCTGAAGAAGGGCAGCCGCGTCGCGCTGCTCGGCATCGGTTCGGGCCTGAACTGCTCGATGGCCGAAGTGGTCTGGTGA
- a CDS encoding DNA repair ATPase, which yields MADTKPTASAPNTAAGEISNDSAKAAAHAAVDQAVAQGGAYEVLSKRLAEQGLRLRGIAQGLNQQRLSEFGSSQMEVIGRFRIRTENNCVARDIVQVGEHLVFGYNVFMGLKKETAVADVFSLYKLVQGPEGYDVTPVELKGSFLGVDSFAQDFRELYAYYKHTRLIQLIVRDGKLLAAFQIGERITDLRVFRWSVSPGGEVRYIDNRGERDIALPAPFDFEWTRATREMVVNGRHPHLNVLDSVFVETVNGDLTIKVENNTEDGKGIYREPVDDKTQSLDDAQVDFARVGSLILLKILPYREEQWRYLVFNTLTRKVLRQDAIGLACIQLPEDHGIIFPGGYYLQNGEHKSFDQTMDGMRYKRSIRSPNGEDVLYLFYEPEQGRTAMFTYNMIERRLQTPIFGHGYARLEDGRMVIFATESDEPTRVHPMQVWQTPYYSDEYAAKQPAGNSFMGKIGNADLVRGVSELMSLSREIEATEVSAKRYGLLAQNTRRLFDAYHWLSDPNCGDTAPLLREIAATAESVLDEYEKVEGIRSQSDRAMREAQSKQKALLDGLQPENWEKVQEFVDALNGLTAQRGHLLTIRDYRYIDVAGIDAMEQALIAAHERIAAATGAFLAGDKALAPLSERLQALETQAQQAVSVAQLAEPLEQMRAMSGDLDMLSALMATLKVDDATQRTRIVEAISEIYAKLNQAKARADQRRKSLGSSESVAQFGAQFSLFGQSIASALSLAQDPERADEQLSRLMVQLEELESQFGEHEAFLGDILSKREELLETFEAHKQTLLDDRQRKAQAVMDAATRILDGLGRRTARFAGSDELNAFFASDPLILKLRELAERLRTLKDSVKADDVEARLKGARDQAVRALRDRSELFEDGGNVIKLGPRHRFSVNTQELDLTLLPRSDVLNLHLTGTDFFEPLHNPELDAARDYWGVSMDSESPQLYRGEYLAGLVIEAASANRDGLSLDLLRQQLAQPELLARSVRDFAAPRYREGYEKGIHDHDASLILQALLPLRDSAGSLGFEPAARAWAALFWSQVAEQADTRQWPERARTARDIQQLFASAAGLESLRAEIAAVMTAYAQQHTLAIDPALTPRAAEYLVLELSAERPQFVFSKYAQQLLHALREKLTTARMWDGFVQALDGLGDRVAARWALAMNWVEALARSPELAPVAAYAAEAATLLLLDERFPKKITEVDLSAPVQGLLGEHPRIVEGRMTLAIDDWSARLRHHRETFVPGFQRYQALRQEIVGRERHALRLDEFKPRPLTSFVRNKLINDVYLSVIGDNLAKQMGTVGESKRSDLMGLLMMISPPGYGKTTLMEYVAHRLGLIFMKINGPALGHEVRSLDPEQAPDATSRQELDKLNLALEMGNNVMLYVDDIQHTHPEFLQKFISLCDGTRRIEGVWKGRTRTYDMRGKKFCVVMAGNPYTESGEVFKIPDMLANRADIYNLGDVLGGMEASFVLSYIENSLTSNPVLAPLATREMADLYRFVDKAQGKPFSANELSHAYSGAEINEIVATLERLVKVRDVVYRVNQQYIASAAQAESYRTEPPFKLQGSYRNMNKLAEKISPVMNEAELQQLIGDHYLGEAQLLTSGAEENLLKLGEMRGTLDQAQAARWAQIKRDFQRNKAMGAGDADVGTRVVAQLNDLIESVRSLDQSANQAASRAEAPPPAPSAPWQEILAALERVAQAQSQPQAAPAAAAPDLGSVLNGLGSSLQTSLVPSLQSAFDPLVNHLQDSSERQTRLNEALVEIFKRLGQRDVDDAPTRAEMTEQQRELQRALNEFADRLNGRIQR from the coding sequence ATGGCCGACACCAAGCCGACCGCTTCGGCGCCGAACACCGCCGCGGGCGAGATTTCCAACGACAGCGCGAAGGCGGCCGCCCACGCGGCGGTCGATCAGGCCGTCGCCCAGGGCGGCGCGTACGAAGTGCTGAGCAAGCGGCTGGCCGAACAGGGCCTGCGTCTGCGCGGCATCGCGCAGGGGCTGAACCAGCAGCGCCTGAGCGAATTCGGCAGCAGCCAGATGGAGGTGATCGGGCGGTTCCGGATTCGCACCGAGAACAACTGCGTCGCGCGCGACATCGTGCAGGTCGGCGAACACTTGGTGTTCGGCTACAACGTGTTCATGGGGCTGAAGAAAGAGACCGCGGTCGCCGACGTGTTCTCGCTGTACAAGCTGGTGCAGGGGCCGGAAGGCTACGACGTCACCCCGGTCGAGCTGAAGGGCAGCTTCCTCGGCGTCGACAGCTTCGCCCAGGACTTCCGCGAGCTCTACGCGTACTACAAACACACCCGCCTGATCCAGTTGATCGTGCGCGACGGCAAGCTGCTGGCGGCGTTCCAGATCGGCGAGCGCATCACCGACCTGCGCGTGTTCCGCTGGTCGGTCTCGCCGGGCGGCGAAGTGCGTTATATCGACAACCGCGGCGAGCGCGACATCGCGCTGCCGGCGCCGTTCGATTTCGAGTGGACCCGCGCAACCCGCGAGATGGTGGTCAACGGCCGCCATCCGCACCTGAACGTTCTCGACAGCGTGTTCGTCGAGACGGTCAACGGCGATCTCACCATCAAGGTCGAGAACAACACCGAGGACGGCAAGGGCATCTACCGCGAACCGGTCGACGACAAGACCCAGTCGCTGGACGATGCGCAGGTCGATTTCGCCCGCGTCGGCAGCCTGATCTTGCTCAAGATCCTGCCGTACCGCGAGGAGCAGTGGCGCTATCTCGTATTCAACACGCTGACCCGCAAGGTGCTGCGTCAGGATGCGATCGGCCTGGCCTGCATCCAGTTGCCCGAAGACCACGGCATCATTTTCCCGGGCGGGTATTACCTGCAGAACGGCGAGCACAAGAGCTTCGACCAGACGATGGACGGCATGCGCTACAAGCGCAGCATCCGTTCGCCCAACGGCGAGGACGTGCTGTACCTGTTCTACGAGCCCGAGCAGGGCCGCACCGCGATGTTCACCTACAACATGATCGAGCGGCGCCTGCAGACGCCGATCTTCGGTCACGGCTATGCGCGCCTGGAAGACGGGCGCATGGTGATCTTCGCCACCGAGAGCGACGAGCCGACCCGCGTGCATCCGATGCAGGTCTGGCAGACCCCCTATTACAGCGACGAATACGCGGCCAAGCAGCCGGCCGGCAACAGCTTCATGGGCAAGATCGGCAACGCCGACCTGGTCCGCGGGGTGTCCGAACTGATGAGCCTGTCGCGCGAAATCGAGGCCACCGAGGTCTCGGCCAAGCGCTATGGCCTGCTCGCGCAGAACACCCGGCGTTTGTTCGACGCGTATCACTGGCTGTCGGACCCGAACTGCGGCGACACCGCCCCGCTGTTGCGCGAGATCGCCGCGACCGCCGAGTCGGTGCTGGACGAATACGAAAAAGTCGAAGGCATCCGCAGTCAGTCCGACCGGGCGATGCGCGAGGCGCAGAGCAAACAGAAAGCCTTGCTCGACGGCCTGCAGCCGGAGAACTGGGAGAAGGTCCAGGAGTTCGTCGATGCGCTCAACGGGCTGACCGCGCAGCGCGGGCATCTGCTGACGATCCGCGACTACCGCTACATCGACGTCGCCGGCATCGACGCGATGGAGCAAGCCCTGATCGCCGCGCACGAGCGCATCGCCGCGGCGACCGGCGCCTTCCTCGCCGGCGACAAGGCCCTGGCGCCGCTGAGCGAGCGTCTGCAGGCCTTGGAAACACAGGCGCAACAGGCCGTCAGCGTGGCCCAGCTGGCCGAGCCGCTGGAGCAGATGCGCGCGATGTCCGGGGATCTGGACATGCTGTCGGCCCTGATGGCGACGCTCAAGGTCGACGACGCGACCCAGCGCACGCGCATCGTCGAAGCGATCTCGGAGATCTACGCCAAGCTCAACCAGGCCAAGGCGCGCGCGGACCAGCGCCGTAAGAGCCTGGGTTCGAGCGAATCGGTGGCCCAGTTCGGTGCCCAGTTCAGCCTGTTCGGGCAGAGCATCGCCAGCGCCCTGTCGCTGGCCCAGGACCCCGAGCGCGCCGACGAGCAATTGTCGCGGCTGATGGTGCAACTGGAGGAACTGGAGAGCCAGTTCGGCGAGCACGAGGCCTTCCTCGGCGACATCCTGTCCAAGCGCGAGGAACTGCTCGAAACCTTCGAGGCGCACAAACAGACCCTGCTCGACGACCGCCAGCGCAAGGCCCAGGCAGTGATGGACGCGGCCACCCGCATCCTCGACGGCCTCGGCCGGCGCACTGCGCGTTTCGCCGGCAGCGACGAGCTCAACGCCTTCTTCGCCAGCGACCCGCTGATCCTCAAGCTGCGCGAACTGGCCGAGCGCCTGCGCACGCTGAAGGACAGCGTCAAGGCCGACGACGTCGAGGCGCGCCTGAAGGGCGCGCGCGACCAGGCCGTGCGCGCGCTGCGCGACCGCAGCGAGTTGTTCGAGGACGGCGGCAACGTCATCAAGCTCGGGCCGCGTCACCGCTTCAGCGTCAACACCCAGGAACTCGACCTGACCCTGTTGCCGCGCAGCGACGTGCTCAACCTGCACCTCACCGGCACCGATTTCTTCGAGCCGCTGCACAACCCCGAACTCGATGCCGCGCGCGATTACTGGGGCGTGTCGATGGATTCGGAATCGCCGCAGCTGTATCGCGGCGAGTACCTGGCCGGCCTAGTGATCGAAGCGGCCAGTGCCAACCGCGACGGCCTCAGCCTGGATCTGCTGCGCCAGCAACTGGCGCAACCCGAGCTGCTGGCGCGCAGCGTGCGCGACTTCGCCGCGCCGCGTTACCGCGAAGGCTACGAAAAAGGCATCCACGACCACGACGCCAGCCTGATCCTGCAGGCGCTGCTGCCGCTGCGCGACAGTGCCGGCAGCCTCGGCTTCGAGCCGGCCGCGCGCGCCTGGGCGGCGCTGTTCTGGTCGCAGGTCGCCGAGCAGGCCGACACGCGCCAATGGCCGGAACGTGCACGCACCGCGCGCGATATCCAGCAGTTGTTCGCCAGCGCCGCGGGCCTGGAATCGCTGCGCGCCGAGATCGCCGCGGTGATGACCGCCTATGCCCAGCAGCACACCCTGGCGATCGACCCGGCCTTGACGCCGCGCGCCGCCGAGTACCTGGTGTTGGAGTTGTCGGCCGAGCGCCCGCAATTCGTGTTCAGCAAGTACGCCCAGCAGCTGCTGCACGCGCTGCGCGAGAAGCTCACTACGGCGCGGATGTGGGACGGCTTCGTCCAGGCCCTCGACGGCCTTGGCGACCGCGTCGCCGCACGTTGGGCGCTGGCGATGAACTGGGTCGAGGCCCTGGCGCGTTCACCCGAACTCGCTCCGGTCGCGGCCTATGCTGCCGAAGCGGCGACCTTGCTGCTGCTCGACGAGCGCTTCCCGAAGAAGATCACCGAGGTCGACCTGAGCGCGCCGGTGCAGGGCTTGCTCGGCGAGCACCCGCGCATCGTCGAAGGCCGCATGACCCTGGCGATCGACGACTGGTCGGCGCGCCTGCGCCACCATCGCGAAACCTTCGTTCCCGGCTTCCAGCGCTACCAGGCCCTGCGCCAGGAGATCGTCGGCCGCGAGCGCCACGCCCTGCGCCTGGACGAGTTCAAGCCGCGTCCGCTGACCTCGTTCGTGCGCAACAAGCTCATCAACGATGTGTACCTGTCGGTGATCGGCGACAACCTCGCCAAGCAGATGGGCACGGTCGGCGAAAGCAAGCGCAGCGACTTGATGGGCCTGCTGATGATGATCTCGCCGCCGGGCTACGGCAAAACCACCTTGATGGAGTACGTGGCGCACCGGCTCGGCCTGATCTTCATGAAGATCAACGGCCCGGCGCTGGGCCATGAGGTGCGCTCGCTCGACCCCGAGCAGGCGCCCGACGCGACCTCGCGCCAGGAGCTCGACAAGCTCAACCTGGCCCTGGAGATGGGCAACAACGTGATGCTGTATGTCGACGACATCCAGCACACCCATCCGGAGTTCCTGCAGAAATTCATTTCCCTGTGCGACGGCACCCGCCGCATCGAAGGCGTGTGGAAGGGCCGCACCCGCACCTACGACATGCGCGGCAAGAAGTTCTGCGTGGTCATGGCCGGCAACCCGTACACCGAGTCCGGAGAGGTCTTCAAGATCCCGGACATGCTCGCCAACCGCGCCGACATCTACAACCTCGGCGACGTGCTCGGCGGCATGGAAGCTTCGTTCGTGCTCAGTTACATCGAGAACAGCCTGACCTCGAATCCGGTGTTGGCGCCGCTGGCGACGCGCGAGATGGCCGACCTGTACCGCTTCGTCGACAAGGCCCAGGGCAAGCCGTTCTCGGCCAACGAACTCAGCCATGCCTACAGCGGCGCCGAGATCAACGAGATCGTCGCCACCCTGGAGCGGTTGGTGAAGGTGCGCGACGTGGTTTACCGGGTCAATCAGCAATACATCGCCAGCGCCGCCCAGGCCGAGAGCTACCGCACCGAGCCGCCGTTCAAGCTGCAGGGCAGCTATCGCAACATGAACAAGCTCGCCGAGAAGATCTCGCCGGTGATGAACGAGGCCGAGTTGCAGCAGTTGATCGGCGACCACTATCTCGGCGAGGCGCAGTTGCTGACCAGCGGCGCCGAGGAAAACCTGCTCAAACTCGGCGAGATGCGCGGCACCCTCGACCAGGCGCAGGCCGCGCGCTGGGCCCAGATCAAGCGCGACTTCCAGCGCAATAAAGCCATGGGCGCGGGCGACGCCGATGTCGGCACTCGGGTCGTGGCGCAGCTCAACGACCTGATCGAGAGCGTGCGCTCGCTCGATCAGTCGGCCAACCAGGCCGCGAGCCGAGCCGAGGCGCCGCCGCCGGCGCCGTCGGCACCGTGGCAGGAAATCCTGGCGGCGCTGGAACGCGTGGCGCAAGCGCAGTCCCAGCCGCAGGCCGCCCCGGCCGCCGCCGCGCCGGATCTCGGCAGCGTGCTGAACGGCCTGGGTTCGTCTCTGCAAACCTCGCTGGTGCCGTCGCTGCAGTCGGCCTTCGATCCCTTGGTCAATCACTTGCAGGACAGCAGCGAGCGCCAGACCCGCCTCAACGAGGCCCTGGTCGAGATCTTCAAGCGACTCGGCCAGCGCGACGTCGACGACGCGCCGACGCGCGCCGAGATGACCGAGCAGCAGCGCGAGCTGCAGCGTGCGCTCAATGAATTCGCCGACCGCCTCAACGGTCGCATCCAACGCTAA
- a CDS encoding PspA/IM30 family protein, which translates to MSDPPANDAPANDTPMNIWSKLLTSIRGGARELGEAWVDSQALRILDQEIRDCDLELRRSRESLAELIARHSLAQRRLADSSDKVAEYETYAIKALESGDESLAREVADKIVLLESSRGDDERHVQQLASSATEIRKAIAMAEGNIRRLKQQLDTVKATESMQRAQAAVAHRYAGPQNRLQTAVDSLARIKQKQAERGARMEAATELARHDDSDALERKLREAGIIADDAGAEAVLLRLRQKLPG; encoded by the coding sequence ATGTCCGACCCGCCCGCGAACGATGCGCCCGCGAACGACACGCCCATGAACATCTGGAGCAAGCTGCTGACCTCGATACGCGGCGGTGCGCGCGAGCTCGGCGAGGCCTGGGTCGACAGCCAGGCGCTGCGCATCCTCGACCAGGAAATCCGCGACTGCGACCTGGAGCTGCGCCGCTCGCGCGAATCGCTGGCCGAGTTGATCGCCCGCCATTCGCTGGCGCAGCGGCGCCTGGCCGACTCCAGCGACAAGGTCGCCGAATACGAAACCTATGCGATCAAGGCGCTGGAGTCCGGCGACGAATCGCTGGCGCGCGAAGTCGCCGACAAGATCGTCCTGCTCGAATCGAGCCGCGGCGACGACGAGCGCCACGTGCAGCAGCTCGCCTCGAGCGCCACCGAGATACGAAAGGCCATCGCGATGGCCGAAGGCAATATCCGCCGGCTCAAGCAGCAACTGGACACGGTCAAGGCCACCGAGAGCATGCAGCGCGCGCAAGCGGCGGTGGCGCATCGCTATGCCGGGCCGCAGAACCGCTTGCAGACCGCGGTCGACTCGCTGGCGCGGATCAAGCAGAAGCAGGCCGAGCGCGGCGCGCGCATGGAGGCGGCGACCGAGTTGGCGCGCCACGACGATTCCGACGCGCTGGAGCGCAAGTTGCGCGAGGCCGGCATCATCGCCGACGACGCCGGCGCCGAAGCGGTATTGCTGCGACTGCGACAGAAACTGCCGGGCTGA
- a CDS encoding phospholipase D-like domain-containing protein — MDFGRLDQTLRDSIADRSLDNEEKFELRELGAGLGSERVRYLRNRAFDMTRELMLGEPVHALDGLRWLEQVIKTLDVVAAPTVVSSAYFAPGDACLRKLRELCRGAKRSVDICVYTISDDRLSEEILACHRRGIAVRLISDNDKKFDEGSDVLRLREAGVPVRIDDSPFHMHHKFSLFDGRVLANGSFNWTRSATTSNEENLVVTDDANLVRCFAGQFQELWEKFVPGSDTARY; from the coding sequence ATGGATTTCGGCCGACTCGATCAGACCTTGCGCGACAGCATCGCCGACCGCAGCCTCGACAACGAGGAGAAGTTCGAGCTGCGCGAACTCGGTGCCGGGCTCGGCAGCGAACGCGTGCGCTACCTGCGCAACCGCGCCTTCGACATGACCCGCGAGCTGATGCTGGGCGAGCCGGTGCATGCCCTCGACGGGCTGCGCTGGCTGGAGCAGGTGATCAAGACCCTCGACGTGGTCGCCGCGCCCACGGTGGTGTCGAGCGCCTATTTCGCCCCCGGCGACGCCTGCCTGCGCAAACTGCGCGAGTTGTGCCGCGGCGCCAAGCGCAGCGTCGATATCTGCGTGTACACGATCTCCGATGACCGCCTCAGCGAGGAGATTCTCGCTTGCCACCGGCGCGGCATCGCGGTGCGCCTGATCAGCGACAACGACAAGAAGTTCGACGAAGGCAGCGATGTGCTGCGCCTGCGCGAGGCCGGGGTGCCGGTGCGGATCGACGACAGCCCCTTCCACATGCACCACAAGTTCTCGCTGTTCGACGGCCGGGTGCTGGCCAACGGCAGCTTCAACTGGACCCGCAGCGCGACCACCAGCAACGAAGAGAACCTGGTGGTGACCGACGACGCCAATCTGGTGCGCTGCTTCGCCGGGCAGTTCCAGGAATTGTGGGAGAAGTTCGTGCCGGGGTCGGATACGGCGCGCTACTGA
- a CDS encoding DUF2170 family protein, with protein sequence MERRSSAYYQRKHRERLREKGLVKKELWVLPEFSEELMAVERRMRQPRGAVSGRGRTEGAMSDGKVWTAAGLYDALSQDEEFIYGDSQIELIDGAEPSLHLVMAEYGDLPLFVAVVGEQIVVEALLWPVAHVRDASAFNEEVLRTHKVFPLSTIGIETLADGEAVYMMFGSLSAASSLSNVLYEIETLADNVIKATEAYETQLLEVA encoded by the coding sequence ATGGAACGTCGATCCTCTGCCTACTACCAGCGCAAACATCGCGAGCGCTTACGCGAGAAGGGGCTGGTCAAGAAGGAACTGTGGGTGCTGCCGGAATTTTCCGAGGAGCTCATGGCGGTGGAACGGCGGATGCGGCAGCCGCGCGGTGCGGTGTCGGGGCGAGGACGCACGGAGGGCGCGATGAGCGATGGCAAGGTCTGGACGGCGGCGGGTTTGTACGACGCGCTGTCGCAGGACGAGGAATTCATCTACGGCGACTCGCAGATCGAGCTGATCGACGGCGCCGAACCCAGCCTGCACCTGGTCATGGCCGAATACGGCGACCTGCCGCTGTTCGTGGCCGTGGTCGGCGAGCAGATCGTGGTCGAGGCGCTGCTGTGGCCGGTCGCGCACGTGCGCGACGCCTCGGCGTTCAACGAAGAAGTGCTGCGCACCCACAAGGTGTTCCCGCTGTCGACGATCGGCATCGAGACCCTCGCCGACGGCGAGGCGGTGTACATGATGTTCGGGTCGCTCAGCGCGGCCTCGTCGCTGTCGAACGTGCTGTACGAGATCGAGACCCTCGCCGACAACGTGATCAAGGCGACCGAGGCCTACGAAACGCAGTTGCTGGAGGTGGCCTGA
- a CDS encoding flotillin family protein, whose amino-acid sequence MNFPSGIFMVLTLVGLGILVVFVLLMMFKAFYIKVPQGTALIVNDMSAMPKVHFTGALVYPVIYKKEFMKISLITLEVDRRAKDGLICKDNMRADITVAFYLRVNETQQDVLKVAKSIGVDRASDRTAVNELFNAKFSEALKTVGKQIDFVKLFENRQEFRDRIVEVIGNDLNGYVLEDVAIDYLEQTPKSSLDPTNILDAEGIRKITELTAAQNVITNELERNEQLAITKKNVETREAMLALERQQADAEARQKREIQTIQAREQAETAKVQEEERLKSEQARISVQEQLDIREQNRQREVEVAQQNRQRAVVIEVEKVTRAKDLEVVSREREVELNRIEKEKALEEQRKEIANVIRERIAVEKTVAQEEERIKEVRAVSEADRAKQVTVLNAQAAAEEELVRQVKQAEANETASKHRAGEMTVLAQAELEAAGKQSEAKKKLAEGIEAERAAPGLADARVREVTAAASEKEGMAKARVIAETLAAEARGEQEKGVAQARVIEAQADAKQKQGLSDAKVLEENLFAQARGDEQLGAAKAKATKDLGLSEAEVLLQKFKSEAEGLSQKFGALDSLSDQARSHEEFRMQLEKNFEQAIASIEANKEVAKEQADVLAAALSKANIDIVGGEGEFFNSFAKALSVGKAIEGVAGKSPIVQDVLQRLLSKADGKSVGKVDGETALDS is encoded by the coding sequence ATGAATTTTCCGTCGGGTATTTTCATGGTCCTGACCCTGGTGGGTCTGGGCATTCTGGTCGTGTTCGTCCTGCTGATGATGTTCAAGGCCTTCTACATCAAGGTCCCGCAGGGCACGGCGCTGATCGTCAACGACATGTCCGCGATGCCTAAGGTGCATTTCACCGGCGCGCTGGTGTATCCGGTGATCTACAAGAAGGAGTTCATGAAGATCTCCCTGATCACCCTGGAGGTCGACCGCCGCGCCAAGGACGGCCTGATCTGCAAGGACAATATGCGCGCCGACATCACCGTGGCGTTCTACCTGCGGGTCAACGAGACCCAGCAGGACGTGTTGAAGGTCGCCAAGTCGATCGGCGTGGACCGTGCCTCCGACCGCACCGCGGTCAACGAGCTGTTCAACGCCAAGTTCTCCGAAGCGCTGAAGACGGTCGGCAAGCAGATCGACTTCGTCAAGCTGTTCGAGAACCGCCAGGAATTCCGCGACCGCATCGTCGAGGTGATCGGCAACGACCTCAACGGCTACGTGCTCGAGGACGTCGCCATCGACTACCTGGAGCAGACCCCGAAGTCCTCGCTCGACCCGACCAACATCCTCGACGCCGAGGGCATCCGCAAGATCACCGAGCTGACCGCGGCGCAGAACGTCATCACCAACGAGCTCGAGCGCAACGAGCAGTTGGCGATCACCAAGAAGAATGTCGAAACCCGCGAAGCCATGCTCGCGCTGGAACGCCAGCAGGCCGATGCCGAGGCGCGACAGAAGCGCGAAATCCAGACCATCCAGGCGCGCGAGCAGGCCGAAACCGCCAAGGTGCAGGAAGAAGAGCGGCTGAAGTCCGAACAGGCGCGCATCTCGGTGCAGGAGCAGCTCGACATCCGCGAGCAGAACCGCCAGCGCGAAGTCGAAGTGGCCCAGCAGAACCGCCAGCGTGCGGTGGTGATCGAGGTCGAGAAGGTCACTCGCGCCAAGGACCTGGAAGTCGTCTCGCGCGAACGCGAGGTCGAGCTGAACCGGATCGAGAAGGAGAAGGCGCTGGAAGAACAGCGCAAGGAAATCGCCAACGTCATCCGCGAGCGGATCGCGGTCGAGAAGACCGTGGCCCAGGAAGAAGAGCGCATCAAGGAAGTGCGCGCGGTGTCCGAAGCCGACCGCGCCAAGCAGGTGACGGTGCTGAACGCACAGGCCGCGGCCGAGGAAGAGCTGGTGCGCCAGGTCAAGCAGGCCGAGGCCAACGAGACCGCGTCCAAGCACCGCGCCGGCGAGATGACGGTGCTGGCGCAGGCCGAGCTGGAAGCGGCCGGCAAGCAGTCCGAAGCCAAGAAGAAGCTGGCCGAAGGCATCGAGGCCGAGCGCGCCGCGCCCGGTCTGGCCGATGCGCGGGTGCGCGAAGTCACCGCCGCGGCTAGCGAGAAGGAAGGCATGGCCAAGGCGCGCGTGATCGCCGAGACCCTGGCCGCGGAAGCGCGCGGCGAGCAGGAGAAGGGTGTGGCCCAGGCGCGGGTGATCGAAGCCCAGGCCGACGCCAAGCAGAAGCAGGGCCTGTCCGACGCCAAGGTGCTGGAAGAGAACCTGTTCGCGCAGGCGCGCGGCGACGAGCAACTCGGTGCGGCCAAGGCCAAGGCGACCAAGGACCTGGGTCTGTCGGAAGCCGAAGTGCTGCTGCAGAAGTTCAAGTCCGAGGCCGAAGGCCTGTCGCAGAAGTTCGGCGCGCTGGACTCGCTCAGCGACCAGGCCCGCTCGCACGAAGAGTTCCGCATGCAGCTGGAGAAGAACTTCGAGCAGGCGATCGCTTCGATCGAGGCCAACAAGGAAGTCGCCAAGGAACAGGCCGACGTGCTGGCCGCGGCGCTCAGCAAGGCCAACATCGACATCGTCGGCGGCGAAGGCGAGTTCTTCAATTCCTTCGCCAAGGCGCTGTCGGTCGGCAAGGCGATCGAGGGCGTGGCCGGCAAGAGCCCGATCGTGCAGGACGTGCTGCAGCGCCTGCTCAGCAAGGCCGACGGCAAGAGCGTCGGCAAGGTCGACGGCGAAACCGCGCTGGATTCCTGA